agctcgaccacCTCGTCACCCCCACCGTTCTGCCACCTCTCCCCGACGGCAAGCCGCCGCCAAAGCTCCGCATTGTGGTACAGAGCATCGCGGGCCCTTTCCCCTCTTTTATAAATTGTTTTTTGAGGGGTACTTTTATAAATAGTTGAAAGGTGTAAAATAGATCCTTTCTTTtcgactttttttaaaaaagggataaaaaaattaaatttgaaaaaggggtaccgttttgaaaatttttgaaaaatgggtgcctcccgcccgatcaacgggcgggaggcgtggggccggcgaCCTCctgcccatccaacgggcgggaggtccgaaAATTTTtcccaggcccctcccgagagcctcttcacgaataaaaaagtttcttattcgcgaagaggcccctgaggcatcccgcccgcccgttgggcgggaaGTTctcatttttttattttaagTTCGAATTCTTGTTTTATATACTATTTtaaattcatacttttttcaaatacaagatttattcaccatactcttttgtatacatataaaatattaattcaattttacaaagaagattactgtatctaaaactcgtatgaagattgTTAAACGATAatgttttgcaacgtagaatcccaatattacgatagtacgatacatcaacccattaaaaataaaatagtatcatacaaaaacagtttaaatatatagagtccaccgaatcaggagtatctacctcgcctgtcccggacctcgcgctctcttcgtCCTCCCCCCTGGTTctaggccgtcggcgtatgtggccctccgagtacgtgaatgcatctggagcacggtgaggacgaggcggaggaggtgctagcgtgaacgggtcatcctgggactgtgcagCTGGAGCGTCATATGTCTAGGAgtgaccaatgatgtcaggcccggcgccgccgtccaccAACTCCGACCAAGTGACGGAGCCGCCCTCCCTGTCGTCCCGGTCCGGCACATCGAATAGACCACCGTGTGCAGAAGCTCCcatcgaccatgcatgctgagtaTAGCCCTGAGAGTACGGAGCAGCTGTCGTCGAACCCGACGGGAGAGACgatcctggagcataggcgccaaatgtccgaggctccattcttgcaggaggaggtcccattgccgtcgagtgcatgattataaaaataaaagaaattagtcatgtaaatcaaagttgatcgaaatggcaattacaagggacttacagctcgaactagcggcagtaccactggacgctgcgtgcggtgctgcagaggtcgacgagccagctgtgtacacgtgggcggacgcatgagatgaactggaggcccccacgttgtctctgccgcgacacgccagtgcacgtaacgctcacGTCAAGTTGTCTTGAAGCTTACGAAAGCTGTCTTTGTACTGTGcgtccggtacacgtactccatGTTCAAGCAACatgatctgagatgtagcttcgaccttcgcgcagttgatcagatcgatctgcatacgtaatgggaagcagagtaatattgttatcaatttttttataaaaaaagagttaataattgaagttgcgaaagacgtaccaCGCCATGCtgcgcctgatcacggtacaagggatacgtgtccgagatggtcggctggtgctgatgctctgcgtcatcaatacgtgaaagagtgacgtacggacgcgtgcgagtCAGGTACCAGCGGAGCTAGGCGCCGTAAGACGCCTCCGTATGTGGCTGTGGCTCGTCCCACACATTGTTTGGTGCATCTAGCCACCCTCCTACGTACTCCTGCAGCTTGACAACCCAGttgacctcgttggcatgatatccccggcgcgaatatctgttgcaaacatttgaaagacaacattatttcatgataacgattatataattaatacaaaatgagttatcacaaacttactcgtgtacgctacgcggcacggcctggaatgctcgaggtaggagaggaaagtgctgtcgtcgcccgaactgcctcatcactcgctcgacgcagtacggctccaCGACAATATCGAAtactaggttcgcctttgtgagccagtaTGCCTCGTCACGCATGCATAGGGAGGACAACCCATGCAGCGCACTTGTCTGGATAGCCGCAGCGATGTAcggggtccagatgacatcctgtggccgcatccgatcaaattcggacacgaactgcgggtatgcttttcggacctgctgatgtgcccagctcatctgcaaaattacacaactacgtcggtactttgcatatacagaaacatacaacagtaaattaaagagtttacccgtcgatcggtccaaagcgaacccatcgtggggctatcctcgtaccacatcccatacatctcgggcggataaggctcctcgctgattagggggcgtgctatggcgaatcgctcgtacgaccatagctgcaaTAGAAGTGgacagcctgtgatgacggcggtcctctccgtcttgaaacaggcctggcaaaggcctcggtacatggcagcaagcactgccgatccccagctccacccaggtacctggcccggctccgcatccgcaatcgcgcgcgcgtacTGGATGAGAACGTTGTCCACATAATTACcgctagagttgcagaaaagagtccacccgaacaaccacaacagatatgcctccaggcagcgcgacacctcgtactgccccGCCAGAGGGTGGAGATTctgagcctgaaatatattttcttcaatgcttagaggtagtcacatatgaatcaattaaattaattaaaaataattgtacgtaccctatattgtattacccaaccctTGGCGGGGCCGGACGCGTCAGGTACATCCACAAAATGTGGCGGGTTCACTGGAGCAAAGCGCTCCtgaagctccgccctccaggtaggtggcacaacaaccgggccaacagcttcacctGCAATGGGAAGCCTGAGCAGGTACGACAtgtcctgcaacgtgggggccatctccccgcacggcaagtggaacgtgtgcgtctccggacgccacctgtccgccaacgccgcaagtagagagcggtccaactgcatccgcttcttggcgccgccatcttggccgtcgccggcctgaaacatacgtgcgagtggagcaaaccagcctcacgtaaccagtatattttgcattgtggttacaattgtcgtacaagctatacattcattccgtaaaaaaatacaaagtatcacctgtcaagctagcggtcgtccaggtgcaacaactcctttgctacacgaaggcgcaactcgtgaagctgctgcccctccaccgctgccaggtacgacctgtgccgttcgtcggtgttcgcgtcaaggagctgcgccatatctgcatgaaaaatagaactaccctaaggCATATTCATACAAACAATTGaaattactaaaaactattcaaaatataactgccctaagaaatatttctaaaaactattaaaaatactaaaaactatttaaaatataactaccctaagaaatatttctaacaactattgaaaatactaaaaactcctcgaaatataactaccctaagaaatattcctaaaaactattgaaaatactaaaaactattcaaaatataactaccctaagaaatatatctaaaaactattgaaaatactaaaaacttctcaaaatataactatcctaagaaatattcctaaaaactattaaaaatactaaaaactcctcaaaatataactatcctaagaaatattcctaaaaactattgaaaatactaaaaactattcaaaatagaactaccctaacaaatatttctaaaaactattgaaaatactaaaaactgttcaaaatagaactaccctaacaaatatttctaaaagctattgaaaatactgaaaactattcaaaatataactatcctaacaaatattcctaaaaataattgataattatacgactagaacgagaatatatctccaaaccgacgtgtgaacagggcttcacCGCtttctctcctccctttcttttttcttaatttttgctgaataatatGGCAAtttaggggtgggtgggggcttaaatagtgggggggGGACCTCctgcccgttgggcgggcgggatgccgcgtcaggggcctcttcgcgaataagaaaagtttcttattcgcgattcttattcgcgaagagaccctcgGGAGGGGTCTGGGAAATATTTTTGGACCTCCCGCctgttggatgggcgggaggtctccggccccacgccttcCGCCCGTTGATTAGGCGGGAGATACCCATTTTTCGAATATTTCCAAaacggcacccctttttcgaatttaatttttttaaaacccttttttttttaaaaaaaaagtccTTTCTTTTCCTCCGGCCTGCCATCGGGGCTCGGCCCAAGTTGAGCTTTCGGCCCGACTAGAAAAATGTTGGGTTTGTGGTGAATCTGGGGCGTCGAACAGGGAATGGACGGGCCACGTTGGCAGAGGTGGCGGCGCAGCCTACCTCCTACCGCTTTTCCCTTTCCCCCGAAACCGTCTGCCGTCGCCGTTCTCAATCGAGGGAGGACGTCTCGGCCGGAGTCAGTCAGCTTGAGCTAGGGTTCGAGGGTCATCGGAAGGAGGAGGCGAAGATGATCGAGGTGGTGCTGAATGACCGCCTGGGGAAGAAGGTGCGGGTCAAGTGCAACGAGGACGACACCATCGGCGACCTCAAGAAGCTGGTTGCGGCGCAGACGGGGACGCGCCCCGAGAAGATCCGCATCCAGAAGTGGTACAACATCTACAAGGACCACATCACCCTCAAGGACTACGAGATCCACGACGGCATGGGCCTCGAGCTCTACTACAACTAGCTGCCCTGTCTGACTACACATGCCCCTGCTTATCAGGTAGGACAACCCCTCTCGGATTCGGCACCGTTCCTCTTCGTTCCTGCGCGCGTGGCTTGGATTTCCTTTGGTACGCTAGATCCTCGGTTGATCGCTGGGAGTAGCTTAGCTGACTGAAATTTTTCAATTTTGGGTGCGGCGTAATACCAATTTCACTTCGTTCTTCTGATTTAGTCGTTGCTGACTGACTTGGAGGACTGATCTACTCTAATTCTTCTGGTTGCCATTTTCTCGGTGGTGGGATATGTATGGTGAATAACTGAATCCGGATTGATTATGGACGCTGTAATTTACAGGGTTAGTTTTTGGGTAGCTTTGTTGTAGAATCTTCAGCTATGCACATGACTAGATGACTGTAATTCGCTACTCTGAATTTCTAACTGGGCACCTGTAATGGCAAATCTTTGGTGACTGAGGGCAAGTAACCTGTTATGACAAAGTTCA
Above is a genomic segment from Panicum hallii strain FIL2 chromosome 8, PHallii_v3.1, whole genome shotgun sequence containing:
- the LOC112902928 gene encoding ubiquitin-like protein 5; protein product: MIEVVLNDRLGKKVRVKCNEDDTIGDLKKLVAAQTGTRPEKIRIQKWYNIYKDHITLKDYEIHDGMGLELYYN